CGGGATTGACCGTCATGACGACGACGTAATCGACGTATTCCAGCATCGACTCGACCCAGTTCAAGGGCGTCCCCGGGTTGAGGGCGATCCCCGCCAGGGCGCCCTTTTTCCGGATCTGCTGGGCCAGCCGGTGCCAGTGGGGATAGGCCTCTACGTGGAAGGAGACGGCGTTGGCGCCGGCCTGGATGAAGGCCTCGGCCCAGTCCTGCGGACGGGCGACCATCAGGTGGACGTCCATCGGGAGACGGGTGTACCGTCGCAGGGCTTCGACAACCAAGGGCCCCATCGTCAGGTTCGGCACGAAGTGGCCGTCCATGATGTCCACGTGAAGCATGTCGGCGCCCGCCTGTTCGACTGTCTGGACTTGCTGAGCCAGATGGGCGAAGTCAGCCGACAGGATACTGGGTAAGAGTCGACGTACGTCACTCATGGTGCCCGACTCACCGTCAGTTGGATGGTATCGTGTCGCTGCAGGGGATAGCCGCCCTTGGGGACCTGGCCGATGACGATCCCCGGCGGAAGGCCCGGATAGACCCGGGCCTCGACGTATCCCAAACGATAGCCTTTTTGCTTGAAGAAATCAACGACGGCCTCCAGGGGCCGGCCGATCACGTCCGGCATGACGTAAGTGTCGGGACGGCCCCGATTGACAACCACGTGAACGGCCGTGCCCCCGGGGACCCATCGGCCCGGAGGCGGGTCCTGGGCCAAGATGGTATCGGGGGCTCCGGCCGTCTGAAGATAGAGGACCTGACCGAGCTCGAGGCCCAGCGTTTGCAGGGTCAGCCGGATCCCCCGGAGGCTTCGTCCGCTGAGGTCCGGAACCTGGACACGGGCGGGCCCCAGGCTGAGGGCGACTTCGACGGACCGACCCGGCTTGACCCACGTCCCGGGGGGTGGGTCCTGCTCGGCAATCCGTTGGGGTGGGACGGTTTCACTGAAGGCACCGGAGGACCGGACGTCCAGACGAAGCTG
Above is a window of bacterium HR11 DNA encoding:
- the spk1 gene encoding Serine/threonine-protein kinase PK-1, which produces MRWLLRWVFRLTVLGVGAVLLTALSAFVTVRVVTLRKSIRVPDFRGRTLEQAIEMAERLQLRLDVRSSGAFSETVPPQRIAEQDPPPGTWVKPGRSVEVALSLGPARVQVPDLSGRSLRGIRLTLQTLGLELGQVLYLQTAGAPDTILAQDPPPGRWVPGGTAVHVVVNRGRPDTYVMPDVIGRPLEAVVDFFKQKGYRLGYVEARVYPGLPPGIVIGQVPKGGYPLQRHDTIQLTVSRAP
- the rpe gene encoding Ribulose-phosphate 3-epimerase yields the protein MSDVRRLLPSILSADFAHLAQQVQTVEQAGADMLHVDIMDGHFVPNLTMGPLVVEALRRYTRLPMDVHLMVARPQDWAEAFIQAGANAVSFHVEAYPHWHRLAQQIRKKGALAGIALNPGTPLNWVESMLEYVDYVVVMTVNPGWGGQTWIEGCLEKVRLLREWIDVRGFEVLIEVDGGIHEGNVAQVVQAGANWIVAGSAIFCAPDPAEAARRLKQRILASE